One part of the Pseudopipra pipra isolate bDixPip1 chromosome 3, bDixPip1.hap1, whole genome shotgun sequence genome encodes these proteins:
- the CEP68 gene encoding centrosomal protein of 68 kDa isoform X6 — protein MAVDVGKSLSEASLSGNAEDDGSWDCTEVEVGSPELTDSLHRLSGAEEAKPSLQGMDVTMSRHGHLATGVTQGDSSCHPVVSSASAPGFFRARANLSEKETVICRGAAGGDVPPRVSHWSLSSEEQQVKPSGCWDPASSPPSRHSSAEENILPDSCHDAPVGHQRQSLGAHSSSPSTPELLQPQTPQAPPSPGSALRSRSMLSLSALSSGKSSLSKEPSGSLPASMDVPSPAATMATRDLWCRQGAAEGRALQAPFLDCRTTVERIREVSSYQSDYWACAIPDSLPPSPDRCSPHWNPNKEYEDLLDYAYPLKPRYKLGRMPEPVLHDSGVGLDSFSASPEGTLRSTSIYGPRGGQAQGSRENGRWELVASAERFSTPGPGESGCSGARLFYEPSPIAKASFARSTSSRPSRGFAKDVRMESGGPSSPGHAAVDGRSWCSRESPFPNLTGQAKSTARFLPITGVLPLRKEWEGDEEFLSLPPRLQELERLAHFLSSLSLTVRTPRHDHHNLPRHRQPLSSGLAPFGEASGRDKRGNTEGYAGRWQPCSSQKHNWENTESCGWIHRDPLRGLHLPTGLRDTLDGMYRNEPRVKGHPMKSQQSESLVQCVKMFCCQLEELIRWLYDVADVTGSWVPPSPDAGSVTASLHRYLEFRKDVANHRSLTESVLERGEALLDCMASNSPALKDTLGLIAKQSEELESHAEHLYKSILAAVGPVQGKDEVEDKGDAAQSCPVDDAASVRPGLR, from the exons ATGGCCGTGGATGTGGGAAAATCCCTTTCTGAAGCCTCTCTGAGCGGGAATGCCGAGGACGATGGTAGTTGGGACTGCACGGAGGTGGAGGTGGGCAGCCCGGAGCTGACGGACAGCCTGCACCGGCTCTCAGGGGCAGAGGAAGCCAAGCCCAGCCTGCAAGGGATGGATGTGACAATGAGCAGACACGGTCACTTGGCCACTGGTGTCACTCAGGGAGACTCCAGCTGCCACCCAGTAGTGTCCTCAGCATCTGCACCCGGATTTTTCAGAGCAAGAGCAAACCTTTCAGAGAAAGAGACGGTGATTTGTcgaggtgctgctggtggtgatGTGCCTCCTCGTGTCAGCCACTGGTCCCTCTCCTCAGAAGAGCAGCAG GTGAAGCCATCGGGCTGTTGGGATCCGGcatccagccctcccagccgacacagctctgcagaggagaacATCCTTCCTGACAGCTGCCACGACGCCCCTGTTGGCCATCAGAGACAAAGTCTGGGAGCCCATTCCTCATCTCCCTCCaccccagagctcctgcagccccaaaccccccaagcccctcccagcccagggagtgCCCTGCGGAGCCGCTCCATGTtgagcctctctgctctgtctTCGGGAAAGAGCAGCCTCTCCAAGGAGCCGTCGGGAAGCTTGCCAGCCAGCATGGATGTCCCTTCTCCGGCAGCCACCATGGCCACCAGGGACCTGTGGTGCCGACAGGGagcagcagaaggcagggccctGCAGGCGCCTTTCCTCGATTGCCGCACCACTGTGGAGCGCATCCGGGAGGTCTCCTCCTACCAGTCCGATTACTGGGCCTGTGCCATCCCGGATTCCTTACCCCCGTCTCCAGACCGTTGCTCGCCCCACTGGAACCCCAACAAAGAATATGAGGACTTGCTGGATTATGCTTATCCGCTGAAGCCGAGGTACAAGCTGGGAAGGATGCCAGAGCCTGTCCTCCATGACTCAGGAGTAGGCCTGGacagcttttctgcttctcctgaGGGCACGCTGAGGTCCACCAGCATCTATGGCCCCCGAGGTGGGCAGGCTCagggaagcagagaaaatgGACGTTGGGAATTGGTGGCCTCTGCAGAGAGATTCTCCACCCCAGGGCCTGGAGAAAGCGGCTGCTCAGGAGCCAGATTGTTCTATGAACCTTCACCTATTGCCAAAGCATCCTTTGCAAGAAGTACTTCCTCTCGTCCTTCCAGAGGTTTTGCTAAGGATGTAAGGATGGAGTCAGGTGGGCCAAGTTCACCTGGGCACGCTGCTGTGGatgggaggagctggtgttccAGAGAGAGCCCCTTCCCAAACCTCACAGGGCAGGCGAAAAGCACTGCTAGGTTTTTACCTATCACAGGTGTGCTCCCCCTGAGAAAGGAGTGGGAAGGggatgaagaatttctttccctACCTCCaagactgcaggagctggaaaggCTGGCTCATTTtctgtccagtctttccttaacTGTAAGGACGCCCAGGCATGACCACCATAACCTGCCACGTCACAGGCAGCCCCTTTCATCTGGGCTGGCTCCTTTTGGAGAGGCGAGTGGCAGGGACAAAAGAGGGAACACTGAGGGTTATGCTGGGCGgtggcagccctgcagctctcaAAAGCACAACTGGGAAAACACAGAGTCGTGTGGCTGGATCCATAGGGATCCCCTCCGGGGGCTTCATCTACCGACCGGTCTCAGGGACACGTTGGATGGGATGTACCGAAATGAACCACGGGTCAAGGGACATCCAATGAAGAGCCAGCAGAGCGAGTCCCTTGTCCAGTGTGTCAAG ATGTTTTGCTGccagctggaggagctgatCCGTTGGCTGTACGACGTGGCCGATGTCACCGGCAGCTGGGTGCCCCCCTCGCCGGATGCCGGGAGCGTGACAGCATCGCTGCACCGCTACCTG GagttcaggaaggatgtggCCAACCACCGGAGCCTGACAGAGAGCGTGCTGGAGAGGGGAGAAGCTCTCCTGGACTGCATGGCATCAAATTCCCCGG ctctgaaaGACACGCTGGGTTTGATTGCAAAGCAGTCAGAAGAGCTGGAAAGCCATGCAGAGCACCTGTACAAGTCCATTCTAGCTGCTGtgggtcctgtgcagggcaagGACGAGGTGGAGGACAAGGGAGATGCAGCACAAAGCTGCCCCGTGG ATGATGCTGCCTCTGTCAGACCTGGACTTCGTTAG
- the CEP68 gene encoding centrosomal protein of 68 kDa isoform X3 — protein sequence MFFVVCCCCSLGLSVGTGWRARGSVSSCRRSSILMAVDVGKSLSEASLSGNAEDDGSWDCTEVEVGSPELTDSLHRLSGAEEAKPSLQGMDVTMSRHGHLATGVTQGDSSCHPVVSSASAPGFFRARANLSEKETVICRGAAGGDVPPRVSHWSLSSEEQQVKPSGCWDPASSPPSRHSSAEENILPDSCHDAPVGHQRQSLGAHSSSPSTPELLQPQTPQAPPSPGSALRSRSMLSLSALSSGKSSLSKEPSGSLPASMDVPSPAATMATRDLWCRQGAAEGRALQAPFLDCRTTVERIREVSSYQSDYWACAIPDSLPPSPDRCSPHWNPNKEYEDLLDYAYPLKPRYKLGRMPEPVLHDSGVGLDSFSASPEGTLRSTSIYGPRGGQAQGSRENGRWELVASAERFSTPGPGESGCSGARLFYEPSPIAKASFARSTSSRPSRGFAKDVRMESGGPSSPGHAAVDGRSWCSRESPFPNLTGQAKSTARFLPITGVLPLRKEWEGDEEFLSLPPRLQELERLAHFLSSLSLTVRTPRHDHHNLPRHRQPLSSGLAPFGEASGRDKRGNTEGYAGRWQPCSSQKHNWENTESCGWIHRDPLRGLHLPTGLRDTLDGMYRNEPRVKGHPMKSQQSESLVQCVKMFCCQLEELIRWLYDVADVTGSWVPPSPDAGSVTASLHRYLEFRKDVANHRSLTESVLERGEALLDCMASNSPALKDTLGLIAKQSEELESHAEHLYKSILAAVGPVQGKDEVEDKGDAAQSCPVDDAASVRPGLR from the exons ATG ttctttgtagtttgctgttgctgctccctTGGTCTATCGGTTGGCACTGGCTGG AGAGCCCGAGGCTCGGTGTCCTCTTGCAGAAGAAGTTCTATCCTAATGGCCGTGGATGTGGGAAAATCCCTTTCTGAAGCCTCTCTGAGCGGGAATGCCGAGGACGATGGTAGTTGGGACTGCACGGAGGTGGAGGTGGGCAGCCCGGAGCTGACGGACAGCCTGCACCGGCTCTCAGGGGCAGAGGAAGCCAAGCCCAGCCTGCAAGGGATGGATGTGACAATGAGCAGACACGGTCACTTGGCCACTGGTGTCACTCAGGGAGACTCCAGCTGCCACCCAGTAGTGTCCTCAGCATCTGCACCCGGATTTTTCAGAGCAAGAGCAAACCTTTCAGAGAAAGAGACGGTGATTTGTcgaggtgctgctggtggtgatGTGCCTCCTCGTGTCAGCCACTGGTCCCTCTCCTCAGAAGAGCAGCAG GTGAAGCCATCGGGCTGTTGGGATCCGGcatccagccctcccagccgacacagctctgcagaggagaacATCCTTCCTGACAGCTGCCACGACGCCCCTGTTGGCCATCAGAGACAAAGTCTGGGAGCCCATTCCTCATCTCCCTCCaccccagagctcctgcagccccaaaccccccaagcccctcccagcccagggagtgCCCTGCGGAGCCGCTCCATGTtgagcctctctgctctgtctTCGGGAAAGAGCAGCCTCTCCAAGGAGCCGTCGGGAAGCTTGCCAGCCAGCATGGATGTCCCTTCTCCGGCAGCCACCATGGCCACCAGGGACCTGTGGTGCCGACAGGGagcagcagaaggcagggccctGCAGGCGCCTTTCCTCGATTGCCGCACCACTGTGGAGCGCATCCGGGAGGTCTCCTCCTACCAGTCCGATTACTGGGCCTGTGCCATCCCGGATTCCTTACCCCCGTCTCCAGACCGTTGCTCGCCCCACTGGAACCCCAACAAAGAATATGAGGACTTGCTGGATTATGCTTATCCGCTGAAGCCGAGGTACAAGCTGGGAAGGATGCCAGAGCCTGTCCTCCATGACTCAGGAGTAGGCCTGGacagcttttctgcttctcctgaGGGCACGCTGAGGTCCACCAGCATCTATGGCCCCCGAGGTGGGCAGGCTCagggaagcagagaaaatgGACGTTGGGAATTGGTGGCCTCTGCAGAGAGATTCTCCACCCCAGGGCCTGGAGAAAGCGGCTGCTCAGGAGCCAGATTGTTCTATGAACCTTCACCTATTGCCAAAGCATCCTTTGCAAGAAGTACTTCCTCTCGTCCTTCCAGAGGTTTTGCTAAGGATGTAAGGATGGAGTCAGGTGGGCCAAGTTCACCTGGGCACGCTGCTGTGGatgggaggagctggtgttccAGAGAGAGCCCCTTCCCAAACCTCACAGGGCAGGCGAAAAGCACTGCTAGGTTTTTACCTATCACAGGTGTGCTCCCCCTGAGAAAGGAGTGGGAAGGggatgaagaatttctttccctACCTCCaagactgcaggagctggaaaggCTGGCTCATTTtctgtccagtctttccttaacTGTAAGGACGCCCAGGCATGACCACCATAACCTGCCACGTCACAGGCAGCCCCTTTCATCTGGGCTGGCTCCTTTTGGAGAGGCGAGTGGCAGGGACAAAAGAGGGAACACTGAGGGTTATGCTGGGCGgtggcagccctgcagctctcaAAAGCACAACTGGGAAAACACAGAGTCGTGTGGCTGGATCCATAGGGATCCCCTCCGGGGGCTTCATCTACCGACCGGTCTCAGGGACACGTTGGATGGGATGTACCGAAATGAACCACGGGTCAAGGGACATCCAATGAAGAGCCAGCAGAGCGAGTCCCTTGTCCAGTGTGTCAAG ATGTTTTGCTGccagctggaggagctgatCCGTTGGCTGTACGACGTGGCCGATGTCACCGGCAGCTGGGTGCCCCCCTCGCCGGATGCCGGGAGCGTGACAGCATCGCTGCACCGCTACCTG GagttcaggaaggatgtggCCAACCACCGGAGCCTGACAGAGAGCGTGCTGGAGAGGGGAGAAGCTCTCCTGGACTGCATGGCATCAAATTCCCCGG ctctgaaaGACACGCTGGGTTTGATTGCAAAGCAGTCAGAAGAGCTGGAAAGCCATGCAGAGCACCTGTACAAGTCCATTCTAGCTGCTGtgggtcctgtgcagggcaagGACGAGGTGGAGGACAAGGGAGATGCAGCACAAAGCTGCCCCGTGG ATGATGCTGCCTCTGTCAGACCTGGACTTCGTTAG
- the CEP68 gene encoding centrosomal protein of 68 kDa isoform X5, with protein sequence MAVDVGKSLSEASLSGNAEDDGSWDCTEVEVGSPELTDSLHRLSGAEEAKPSLQGMDVTMSRHGHLATGVTQGDSSCHPVVSSASAPGFFRARANLSEKETVICRGAAGGDVPPRVSHWSLSSEEQQVKPSGCWDPASSPPSRHSSAEENILPDSCHDAPVGHQRQSLGAHSSSPSTPELLQPQTPQAPPSPGSALRSRSMLSLSALSSGKSSLSKEPSGSLPASMDVPSPAATMATRDLWCRQGAAEGRALQAPFLDCRTTVERIREVSSYQSDYWACAIPDSLPPSPDRCSPHWNPNKEYEDLLDYAYPLKPRYKLGRMPEPVLHDSGVGLDSFSASPEGTLRSTSIYGPRGGQAQGSRENGRWELVASAERFSTPGPGESGCSGARLFYEPSPIAKASFARSTSSRPSRGFAKDVRMESGGPSSPGHAAVDGRSWCSRESPFPNLTGQAKSTARFLPITGVLPLRKEWEGDEEFLSLPPRLQELERLAHFLSSLSLTVRTPRHDHHNLPRHRQPLSSGLAPFGEASGRDKRGNTEGYAGRWQPCSSQKHNWENTESCGWIHRDPLRGLHLPTGLRDTLDGMYRNEPRVKGHPMKSQQSESLVQCVKMFCCQLEELIRWLYDVADVTGSWVPPSPDAGSVTASLHRYLEFRKDVANHRSLTESVLERGEALLDCMASNSPALKDTLGLIAKQSEELESHAEHLYKSILAAVGPVQGKDEVEDKGDAAQSCPVELERQVFQECQPLTTG encoded by the exons ATGGCCGTGGATGTGGGAAAATCCCTTTCTGAAGCCTCTCTGAGCGGGAATGCCGAGGACGATGGTAGTTGGGACTGCACGGAGGTGGAGGTGGGCAGCCCGGAGCTGACGGACAGCCTGCACCGGCTCTCAGGGGCAGAGGAAGCCAAGCCCAGCCTGCAAGGGATGGATGTGACAATGAGCAGACACGGTCACTTGGCCACTGGTGTCACTCAGGGAGACTCCAGCTGCCACCCAGTAGTGTCCTCAGCATCTGCACCCGGATTTTTCAGAGCAAGAGCAAACCTTTCAGAGAAAGAGACGGTGATTTGTcgaggtgctgctggtggtgatGTGCCTCCTCGTGTCAGCCACTGGTCCCTCTCCTCAGAAGAGCAGCAG GTGAAGCCATCGGGCTGTTGGGATCCGGcatccagccctcccagccgacacagctctgcagaggagaacATCCTTCCTGACAGCTGCCACGACGCCCCTGTTGGCCATCAGAGACAAAGTCTGGGAGCCCATTCCTCATCTCCCTCCaccccagagctcctgcagccccaaaccccccaagcccctcccagcccagggagtgCCCTGCGGAGCCGCTCCATGTtgagcctctctgctctgtctTCGGGAAAGAGCAGCCTCTCCAAGGAGCCGTCGGGAAGCTTGCCAGCCAGCATGGATGTCCCTTCTCCGGCAGCCACCATGGCCACCAGGGACCTGTGGTGCCGACAGGGagcagcagaaggcagggccctGCAGGCGCCTTTCCTCGATTGCCGCACCACTGTGGAGCGCATCCGGGAGGTCTCCTCCTACCAGTCCGATTACTGGGCCTGTGCCATCCCGGATTCCTTACCCCCGTCTCCAGACCGTTGCTCGCCCCACTGGAACCCCAACAAAGAATATGAGGACTTGCTGGATTATGCTTATCCGCTGAAGCCGAGGTACAAGCTGGGAAGGATGCCAGAGCCTGTCCTCCATGACTCAGGAGTAGGCCTGGacagcttttctgcttctcctgaGGGCACGCTGAGGTCCACCAGCATCTATGGCCCCCGAGGTGGGCAGGCTCagggaagcagagaaaatgGACGTTGGGAATTGGTGGCCTCTGCAGAGAGATTCTCCACCCCAGGGCCTGGAGAAAGCGGCTGCTCAGGAGCCAGATTGTTCTATGAACCTTCACCTATTGCCAAAGCATCCTTTGCAAGAAGTACTTCCTCTCGTCCTTCCAGAGGTTTTGCTAAGGATGTAAGGATGGAGTCAGGTGGGCCAAGTTCACCTGGGCACGCTGCTGTGGatgggaggagctggtgttccAGAGAGAGCCCCTTCCCAAACCTCACAGGGCAGGCGAAAAGCACTGCTAGGTTTTTACCTATCACAGGTGTGCTCCCCCTGAGAAAGGAGTGGGAAGGggatgaagaatttctttccctACCTCCaagactgcaggagctggaaaggCTGGCTCATTTtctgtccagtctttccttaacTGTAAGGACGCCCAGGCATGACCACCATAACCTGCCACGTCACAGGCAGCCCCTTTCATCTGGGCTGGCTCCTTTTGGAGAGGCGAGTGGCAGGGACAAAAGAGGGAACACTGAGGGTTATGCTGGGCGgtggcagccctgcagctctcaAAAGCACAACTGGGAAAACACAGAGTCGTGTGGCTGGATCCATAGGGATCCCCTCCGGGGGCTTCATCTACCGACCGGTCTCAGGGACACGTTGGATGGGATGTACCGAAATGAACCACGGGTCAAGGGACATCCAATGAAGAGCCAGCAGAGCGAGTCCCTTGTCCAGTGTGTCAAG ATGTTTTGCTGccagctggaggagctgatCCGTTGGCTGTACGACGTGGCCGATGTCACCGGCAGCTGGGTGCCCCCCTCGCCGGATGCCGGGAGCGTGACAGCATCGCTGCACCGCTACCTG GagttcaggaaggatgtggCCAACCACCGGAGCCTGACAGAGAGCGTGCTGGAGAGGGGAGAAGCTCTCCTGGACTGCATGGCATCAAATTCCCCGG ctctgaaaGACACGCTGGGTTTGATTGCAAAGCAGTCAGAAGAGCTGGAAAGCCATGCAGAGCACCTGTACAAGTCCATTCTAGCTGCTGtgggtcctgtgcagggcaagGACGAGGTGGAGGACAAGGGAGATGCAGCACAAAGCTGCCCCGTGG AACTGGAGAGACAAGTGTTTCAGGAGTGTCAGCCTCTCACAACAGGATAA
- the CEP68 gene encoding centrosomal protein of 68 kDa isoform X2 → MCGASRAQALSGTPQRARGSVSSCRRSSILMAVDVGKSLSEASLSGNAEDDGSWDCTEVEVGSPELTDSLHRLSGAEEAKPSLQGMDVTMSRHGHLATGVTQGDSSCHPVVSSASAPGFFRARANLSEKETVICRGAAGGDVPPRVSHWSLSSEEQQVKPSGCWDPASSPPSRHSSAEENILPDSCHDAPVGHQRQSLGAHSSSPSTPELLQPQTPQAPPSPGSALRSRSMLSLSALSSGKSSLSKEPSGSLPASMDVPSPAATMATRDLWCRQGAAEGRALQAPFLDCRTTVERIREVSSYQSDYWACAIPDSLPPSPDRCSPHWNPNKEYEDLLDYAYPLKPRYKLGRMPEPVLHDSGVGLDSFSASPEGTLRSTSIYGPRGGQAQGSRENGRWELVASAERFSTPGPGESGCSGARLFYEPSPIAKASFARSTSSRPSRGFAKDVRMESGGPSSPGHAAVDGRSWCSRESPFPNLTGQAKSTARFLPITGVLPLRKEWEGDEEFLSLPPRLQELERLAHFLSSLSLTVRTPRHDHHNLPRHRQPLSSGLAPFGEASGRDKRGNTEGYAGRWQPCSSQKHNWENTESCGWIHRDPLRGLHLPTGLRDTLDGMYRNEPRVKGHPMKSQQSESLVQCVKMFCCQLEELIRWLYDVADVTGSWVPPSPDAGSVTASLHRYLEFRKDVANHRSLTESVLERGEALLDCMASNSPALKDTLGLIAKQSEELESHAEHLYKSILAAVGPVQGKDEVEDKGDAAQSCPVELERQVFQECQPLTTG, encoded by the exons ATGTGTGGAGCATCCAGAGCTCAGGCTTTGAGTGGAACACCTCAG AGAGCCCGAGGCTCGGTGTCCTCTTGCAGAAGAAGTTCTATCCTAATGGCCGTGGATGTGGGAAAATCCCTTTCTGAAGCCTCTCTGAGCGGGAATGCCGAGGACGATGGTAGTTGGGACTGCACGGAGGTGGAGGTGGGCAGCCCGGAGCTGACGGACAGCCTGCACCGGCTCTCAGGGGCAGAGGAAGCCAAGCCCAGCCTGCAAGGGATGGATGTGACAATGAGCAGACACGGTCACTTGGCCACTGGTGTCACTCAGGGAGACTCCAGCTGCCACCCAGTAGTGTCCTCAGCATCTGCACCCGGATTTTTCAGAGCAAGAGCAAACCTTTCAGAGAAAGAGACGGTGATTTGTcgaggtgctgctggtggtgatGTGCCTCCTCGTGTCAGCCACTGGTCCCTCTCCTCAGAAGAGCAGCAG GTGAAGCCATCGGGCTGTTGGGATCCGGcatccagccctcccagccgacacagctctgcagaggagaacATCCTTCCTGACAGCTGCCACGACGCCCCTGTTGGCCATCAGAGACAAAGTCTGGGAGCCCATTCCTCATCTCCCTCCaccccagagctcctgcagccccaaaccccccaagcccctcccagcccagggagtgCCCTGCGGAGCCGCTCCATGTtgagcctctctgctctgtctTCGGGAAAGAGCAGCCTCTCCAAGGAGCCGTCGGGAAGCTTGCCAGCCAGCATGGATGTCCCTTCTCCGGCAGCCACCATGGCCACCAGGGACCTGTGGTGCCGACAGGGagcagcagaaggcagggccctGCAGGCGCCTTTCCTCGATTGCCGCACCACTGTGGAGCGCATCCGGGAGGTCTCCTCCTACCAGTCCGATTACTGGGCCTGTGCCATCCCGGATTCCTTACCCCCGTCTCCAGACCGTTGCTCGCCCCACTGGAACCCCAACAAAGAATATGAGGACTTGCTGGATTATGCTTATCCGCTGAAGCCGAGGTACAAGCTGGGAAGGATGCCAGAGCCTGTCCTCCATGACTCAGGAGTAGGCCTGGacagcttttctgcttctcctgaGGGCACGCTGAGGTCCACCAGCATCTATGGCCCCCGAGGTGGGCAGGCTCagggaagcagagaaaatgGACGTTGGGAATTGGTGGCCTCTGCAGAGAGATTCTCCACCCCAGGGCCTGGAGAAAGCGGCTGCTCAGGAGCCAGATTGTTCTATGAACCTTCACCTATTGCCAAAGCATCCTTTGCAAGAAGTACTTCCTCTCGTCCTTCCAGAGGTTTTGCTAAGGATGTAAGGATGGAGTCAGGTGGGCCAAGTTCACCTGGGCACGCTGCTGTGGatgggaggagctggtgttccAGAGAGAGCCCCTTCCCAAACCTCACAGGGCAGGCGAAAAGCACTGCTAGGTTTTTACCTATCACAGGTGTGCTCCCCCTGAGAAAGGAGTGGGAAGGggatgaagaatttctttccctACCTCCaagactgcaggagctggaaaggCTGGCTCATTTtctgtccagtctttccttaacTGTAAGGACGCCCAGGCATGACCACCATAACCTGCCACGTCACAGGCAGCCCCTTTCATCTGGGCTGGCTCCTTTTGGAGAGGCGAGTGGCAGGGACAAAAGAGGGAACACTGAGGGTTATGCTGGGCGgtggcagccctgcagctctcaAAAGCACAACTGGGAAAACACAGAGTCGTGTGGCTGGATCCATAGGGATCCCCTCCGGGGGCTTCATCTACCGACCGGTCTCAGGGACACGTTGGATGGGATGTACCGAAATGAACCACGGGTCAAGGGACATCCAATGAAGAGCCAGCAGAGCGAGTCCCTTGTCCAGTGTGTCAAG ATGTTTTGCTGccagctggaggagctgatCCGTTGGCTGTACGACGTGGCCGATGTCACCGGCAGCTGGGTGCCCCCCTCGCCGGATGCCGGGAGCGTGACAGCATCGCTGCACCGCTACCTG GagttcaggaaggatgtggCCAACCACCGGAGCCTGACAGAGAGCGTGCTGGAGAGGGGAGAAGCTCTCCTGGACTGCATGGCATCAAATTCCCCGG ctctgaaaGACACGCTGGGTTTGATTGCAAAGCAGTCAGAAGAGCTGGAAAGCCATGCAGAGCACCTGTACAAGTCCATTCTAGCTGCTGtgggtcctgtgcagggcaagGACGAGGTGGAGGACAAGGGAGATGCAGCACAAAGCTGCCCCGTGG AACTGGAGAGACAAGTGTTTCAGGAGTGTCAGCCTCTCACAACAGGATAA